GCTAGGAGAACTGCAACAATATAGGCTTGATAATTGCCCTTCAATCTACGCATTTCGGATGTAATTTGCCAATCAATTGTATGGTTTTTTAATATCTTTTTGTACACCAGGCTCATGCATTTTAGCAGACAGCGCTTTGAGTAAACTCTGGGACGGCCGCCCACCATTTTGGCGGCACAGAGCAATTTCCCTCCATGCTTCTGCATAGTTTCCATTAAGATAAAATACTTCGGCAAGGTTTTCATGAATGTCTGGAAGATGCGGATTAATCCTAATAGCTTTCCTAAAGCAATTGATAGCGTCGGCATACATTCCTTTTTGAGCAAGCGCCACGGCAAGGTTGTTCTGAAGCATTGGATCATTAGGCCGAACCCGCACAGCCGCCTTGTATTCCCTCAAAGCTTCTTCCACCTTCCTTTGCTTAAGGAAGATATTCCCAAGATTCACATGGGCTCGCGCCTGATTGGGCTCAACTCGCAACGAAGCACGATAGAATAAGACAGCTTCGTCTAAACGTCCCGCCTCTTCAAGTGCCGCACCAAGATTATTGTATGTGAAATAATTGCCTTTCGTCACCCTCAATGCATGCTGGAATAGCCTAACCCCATCATGCCAATAGCAAACCTGAACCCATGTGCAAACAGCAAAAACTGCCAGCGAAATAACAGATGCAGCCGGTAAAATGGTTTGCGGGCGAATTTGGCTTCTGCCATTTGCCACTGACATCCGATTATTATCGCAAAAACATCCAACCAAGTCGGGCACGCCCCATGCAATCATTATGAAAAGACCAATAAGTGGGATATATGTAAACCGGTCAGCCATGGCATGGGCGCCGAACTTCACGATACCGGACACAGGTATAAGCGTGCCAGTGTACCAGAACCACCCAACGGCGATGTATGGGTGCCGACGAAAACTGAGACACGCCAAAAGTGTTATGCACAATAGTGCCAATCCTGCACCTATCAATTGCAAAGTAGGAATTGTCGCGCCGGGATGCGGATAAAAAACAGCCAAGTCCCTTGGCCAGAACATTTTCACAACGTAAACAACATACGACACCATGGCATTTGCTATTCTAACGCCAAGCGAGAATTCTGCCCGCACATCAAGCGCTTCTCCCTTCCCTTGGGCGACGTATGCAATAGCACTTGCAACCGCTGAAAGCAGAAAAAGAGGAATTTTTTCAACCACAAGGTTTGAAGATAAAGCACTTGCCTGGGTTTGACGGCCAGCAAGGCCTGTACCTTTCTCTTTTGGAGGGATGTTCGAACGAAAAATCCGTCCAATTGGCCAATAATCAAGCAGAAGGAGCACAAAGGGAAGAGTCACTACCATCGGCTTCGACATCAGGCCAAGGGCAAAGAAAACAACAACGAGAGCATATCTGCCAAATTTGGGAATTTTGACATATTCAACGTAAGCCAATACTGTAAGTAAGAAGAAAAATGTGCTTAGAACATCCTTTCTCTCCGCAATCCACGCTACCGACTCCACATGAAGCGGATGGATGCCAAAAAGAGCAGCAACCAATGCACTTCTCCAGATTGAAAGGGTTGCGGTTTTGAGCACCAAAAAGAGCAAAATTGTATTTAGAATGTGAAAAAGCAGATTAGTAAGGTGGTATCCGAAAGGGTTCAACCCCCAGATATCATAATCCAACATGTAGGAAAGCCAGACTAATGGATGCCAAAAGCATTGGTCGAAGGTCGTGAAAGCCCACTTGATATTCTCGAGCGTTAATCCTGCTTTCACATGGTTGTTCTGCGTCACATAGACAACATCGTCGCAGTTTATAAATTTGGCGCCCAGTATTGGGAGAAATGCTACTGCTGTGAGTACTAAAAGAAAAAGCGCAATTATAAAATTAAGCCGGTGATTTGACTGCTTTCCCATGAGAAATACAGAAAAGAAATGCTTTTTCAAAAAAACAAAAACTATTGCTTTGGTATTTTGTGCGAAAGCGCTTTAATGAAATCAGGATTTGGCTTGATTCCATATTTCTGGGCTAGCTCCACTTCCTTTAAAGCAGACGCATAATCGCCCTTTTCGAAAAGTACCACTGCAAGGTTATTGTGTGCCTCGGCGAGGTCGGGCTTTATGTAGATTGCCTTCCGATACGCGCTTTCCGCCTCATCCAATTTGCCCTTGCGTTTATACATTAGCCCCAAACAATAATAAACATTTGGGTCGCTCGGATTCATTTTCGATAATTTCAGGAAATGCGATATTGCTTCGTCAAGCTTCCCTTGGCGCGCTAGAACCAACGCAAGATTGTACCTTGCCACGGCGAAATCTGGGTCTAAATGCAAAGCCATTGAGTAGCGCATGACGGCGGCATCAAGCATTCCTAAACGCTCAACCACAGCGCCTAAATTATTCTGCGCCTCAGCGGAGTTTGGATGGTCTGCAGCTATATCGCTGTATACATCCATAGCCTCAACGTACCTGCCTGCCTGCACCAGGGCTTCTCCTAATTTATCACGGGCGTACTCATAACTCGGATTCAGTTTTATAGCCTCCATGAACTGAACTACCGCATCATTGTACCTGCCCATTTCCATAAAGCTATATCCCATATTAGCTGGGCCCTCGGCGGTAATTGGCGGAACTGGATATGGGACAAGCGAAACAAGGGCGGATGGCACAACGCATAGAGCAGCCGTGGTTAACACTTTCGAATTTCTTGAACAAAATGAATCTATAATGCGAACTACGCCAAAGCCAGCCAAAACCGCCAAAGCAGGCACGGCTGGCGCTCTATACCTGGAAGATACAAAGAAAACCAGCATGCCAACAAACACACTAAGAGCATAAATTGCAAGCAATCCTGCTTCCTTTATACCTTCTCGGCATGAGAAAACATAGCCGAGCACGCCCAAACCAAAAATCACCCAAAAAGGAATAAAAAGAGCTCGGAGCGCTGGCACGAACTTCCGCTCAAGGTAAAAATTATAATTACACGGCGCTTCCCTGTTGTGGACAGACCAAATGACTTTTTTCCCGATGAGGCAGATATATGCTGCTGGGTGCTCACGGATGAAACTCAATCCACGTCCGAGCCAGTAAGCTGAGGACTCGGATGCAGTCACCTTC
The sequence above is a segment of the Armatimonadota bacterium genome. Coding sequences within it:
- a CDS encoding tetratricopeptide repeat protein — translated: MKAGLTLENIKWAFTTFDQCFWHPLVWLSYMLDYDIWGLNPFGYHLTNLLFHILNTILLFLVLKTATLSIWRSALVAALFGIHPLHVESVAWIAERKDVLSTFFFLLTVLAYVEYVKIPKFGRYALVVVFFALGLMSKPMVVTLPFVLLLLDYWPIGRIFRSNIPPKEKGTGLAGRQTQASALSSNLVVEKIPLFLLSAVASAIAYVAQGKGEALDVRAEFSLGVRIANAMVSYVVYVVKMFWPRDLAVFYPHPGATIPTLQLIGAGLALLCITLLACLSFRRHPYIAVGWFWYTGTLIPVSGIVKFGAHAMADRFTYIPLIGLFIMIAWGVPDLVGCFCDNNRMSVANGRSQIRPQTILPAASVISLAVFAVCTWVQVCYWHDGVRLFQHALRVTKGNYFTYNNLGAALEEAGRLDEAVLFYRASLRVEPNQARAHVNLGNIFLKQRKVEEALREYKAAVRVRPNDPMLQNNLAVALAQKGMYADAINCFRKAIRINPHLPDIHENLAEVFYLNGNYAEAWREIALCRQNGGRPSQSLLKALSAKMHEPGVQKDIKKPYN
- a CDS encoding tetratricopeptide repeat protein, whose amino-acid sequence is MPATKRKKVLRANSKPATGKLSRQEWLAIALVLVVAVTFRVIYLIQYKAHIPYYSVLVGDSAYYDAWAQRITAGKGYGQLPFYLAPLYPYLLAMIYGVVGHKLVVVYIFQAILGVFNIMLVYLLGRRLFGHWAGIVSMMLLLFYAPVAYLESKLLSETLGITLSLLSIFLLLLALDQPSPFKFLVVGILLGLSAICRPVIFIFIVFALVWLYLNKHRSFSIVFIPLLAGISLAILPVTVRNYAVSGEFVPISTNYGMTFWHGNNPEAMGICAIPSGLTTSIMEQQKEEMALAAKALKRKVTASESSAYWLGRGLSFIREHPAAYICLIGKKVIWSVHNREAPCNYNFYLERKFVPALRALFIPFWVIFGLGVLGYVFSCREGIKEAGLLAIYALSVFVGMLVFFVSSRYRAPAVPALAVLAGFGVVRIIDSFCSRNSKVLTTAALCVVPSALVSLVPYPVPPITAEGPANMGYSFMEMGRYNDAVVQFMEAIKLNPSYEYARDKLGEALVQAGRYVEAMDVYSDIAADHPNSAEAQNNLGAVVERLGMLDAAVMRYSMALHLDPDFAVARYNLALVLARQGKLDEAISHFLKLSKMNPSDPNVYYCLGLMYKRKGKLDEAESAYRKAIYIKPDLAEAHNNLAVVLFEKGDYASALKEVELAQKYGIKPNPDFIKALSHKIPKQ